In one window of Pseudomonadota bacterium DNA:
- the lysS gene encoding lysine--tRNA ligase — protein sequence MNEAKAPSYKSWPFKEAERIVKAHRGKLPEVAVFETGYGPSGLPHIGTFAEVARTTWVRRAYEKLTGAGTRLIAFSDDFDGLRKVPDNLPAQAMLKENLGKPLCDIPDPYGCCASFSSHMIGNLEKFLATFGFTVEMRRASEAYSKGEFNEGLTRLLHNVDKILDIILPTLKEENRAAWSPFLPKCEKCGRIYTTRVSAYRREELAVDYACDGRFGEIGGCGHTGTASALDGGVKMGWKVDWALRWFSYGVNYEMYGKDLIPSAELSQAITRVIGGEPPCGFFYELFLDENGEKISKSRGNGVTVEEWLGYAPVESLAHFIFREPRTAKKLYLDMIPRTMDEYLADLKRYGEMEEARRPDAPLWHIHDAGRRVPEYESAINFTMVSNLVSALGRPSRSLVEQFLLRYDPAANRFPAMISALVDKGMAYYTDRILPHKRYRAPTDAERPLFAAIREKLSAPGAAELDEKALQGIVFDVAREGGVEPRDLFAAIYQVLLGQEQGPRFGTFAKLVGVPRVLELIAEKVG from the coding sequence ATGAACGAAGCCAAAGCGCCGAGCTACAAGTCCTGGCCCTTCAAGGAGGCGGAGCGGATCGTCAAGGCGCACCGCGGGAAGCTGCCCGAGGTCGCGGTGTTCGAGACCGGGTACGGGCCGAGCGGGCTGCCGCACATCGGGACGTTCGCCGAGGTCGCGCGCACGACGTGGGTGCGCCGCGCGTACGAGAAGCTCACGGGCGCCGGGACGCGCCTCATCGCCTTCAGCGACGACTTCGACGGCCTGCGCAAGGTGCCGGACAACCTGCCCGCGCAGGCGATGCTGAAGGAGAACCTCGGCAAGCCGCTCTGCGACATCCCGGATCCGTACGGCTGCTGCGCCTCGTTCTCGAGCCACATGATAGGCAACCTCGAGAAGTTCCTCGCGACGTTCGGGTTCACGGTCGAGATGCGGCGCGCCTCGGAGGCGTATAGCAAAGGCGAGTTCAACGAGGGGCTCACGCGGCTCCTCCACAACGTCGACAAGATCCTCGACATCATCCTGCCGACGCTCAAGGAGGAGAACCGCGCCGCGTGGTCGCCGTTCCTCCCGAAGTGCGAGAAGTGCGGGCGCATCTACACGACGCGCGTCAGTGCCTACCGCAGGGAAGAGCTCGCGGTGGACTACGCGTGCGACGGCCGCTTCGGCGAGATCGGCGGCTGCGGCCACACGGGCACAGCGAGCGCGCTCGACGGCGGCGTCAAGATGGGCTGGAAGGTCGACTGGGCGCTGCGCTGGTTCTCGTACGGGGTGAACTACGAGATGTACGGCAAGGACCTCATCCCGTCGGCCGAGCTGTCACAGGCCATCACGCGCGTCATCGGCGGCGAGCCGCCGTGCGGCTTCTTCTACGAGCTCTTCCTCGACGAGAACGGCGAGAAGATCTCCAAGTCGCGCGGCAACGGCGTGACCGTCGAGGAGTGGCTCGGGTACGCGCCGGTCGAGTCGCTCGCGCACTTCATCTTCCGCGAGCCGCGCACCGCGAAGAAGCTGTACCTCGACATGATCCCGCGCACCATGGACGAGTACCTGGCGGATCTGAAGCGCTACGGCGAGATGGAGGAGGCGAGGCGCCCGGACGCGCCGCTCTGGCACATCCACGACGCCGGCCGCCGCGTGCCGGAGTACGAGTCAGCCATCAACTTCACGATGGTGAGCAACCTCGTCTCCGCGCTCGGCCGCCCGAGTCGCTCGCTCGTCGAGCAGTTCCTCCTCCGCTACGACCCGGCGGCGAACCGGTTCCCCGCGATGATCTCGGCACTCGTCGACAAGGGGATGGCGTACTACACGGACCGCATCCTGCCGCACAAGAGGTACCGCGCGCCGACCGACGCCGAGCGTCCGCTGTTCGCCGCGATCCGGGAGAAGCTCTCGGCCCCTGGCGCCGCCGAGCTCGACGAGAAGGCGCTCCAGGGAATCGTATTCGACGTGGCCCGCGAGGGCGGGGTCGAGCCGCGCGACCTGTTCGCCGCGATCTACCAAGTGCTCCTCGGCCAGGAGCAGGGCCCGCGCTTCGGCACGTTCGCGAAGCTCGTCGGCGTCCCGCGCGTGCTCGAGCTCATCGCCGAGAAGGTCGGGTAG
- a CDS encoding PAS domain-containing protein, with the protein MAKDDEIARLEARIAQLEAANADLGAREAMYRAVVESAQDMVFAVGADRRVLYVNRFAASTLSSSPEALIGRPVAELFPDDTSARQVANLIRVFESGEPLHLQAETEFPDAPRWLDTWLVPARDDSGAVTSVFGVSRDITTRLEYERRLRTTIANAPIALWTVDREQRFTFADGVTVYALGLTPEQIVGRKVAEVFPALTGWSELRPRLAAGETITLISEIHGKVIESRLSAIMGPECKFRGTIGVSTDVTDRVETERALAEERGRLAATLSAVGDGVITTDLRGCVTTMNGIAERLTGWTQGEALGRPVGEVFRLVSHRTRAPLDNPVRAMLKLGERAARHVQDRRLVSRAGEEALVADTCAPIYGDAGEVTGALVVFQDVTRQRLLEEELARIEKLESVGVLAGGIAHDFNNILTAAMGSVTLAGRQEAGDPRVAKNLEAACRALERARGLTSQLLTFSKGGMPVKTLTSARALIEESTGFALHGSAAGRAFSIAEDLWPVEVDEGQISQVLQNLVLNASQAMPEGGVVRISAENVRVAADEGLPLEPGRYVRIGVADSGCGIPEENLDRVFDPYFTTKPGGSGLGLATTYSILRRHGGHVSVESTVGVGSTFRVYLPATARSREERVLDAPADSEARSGRVLLMDDDAVIREVATRMLESLDYTVEAVEEGAAAVETYCAALDGGRRFDAVIMDLTIVGGMGGRDAVRLLKERDRTAVVLASSGYSNDPVMSDHAAHGFDGVLPKPYTVAQLAAALRRLI; encoded by the coding sequence ATGGCGAAGGACGACGAGATCGCCAGGCTCGAGGCGCGGATCGCGCAGCTCGAGGCCGCCAACGCGGATCTCGGCGCGCGCGAGGCGATGTACCGCGCGGTCGTCGAGTCCGCTCAGGACATGGTGTTCGCGGTGGGAGCGGACCGGCGCGTCCTGTACGTCAACCGCTTCGCCGCCTCCACGCTGTCGTCGTCTCCCGAGGCGCTGATCGGGCGCCCGGTCGCGGAGCTGTTTCCGGATGACACGTCGGCTCGCCAGGTCGCGAACCTGATCCGCGTGTTCGAGAGCGGGGAGCCGCTGCACCTGCAGGCTGAGACGGAGTTCCCGGACGCGCCGCGCTGGCTCGACACGTGGCTCGTGCCGGCCCGCGACGACTCCGGCGCCGTGACCTCGGTGTTCGGCGTCTCCCGCGACATCACCACCCGACTCGAGTACGAGCGCCGGCTGCGGACGACGATCGCGAACGCGCCCATCGCGCTGTGGACCGTCGATCGGGAGCAGCGGTTCACGTTCGCCGACGGCGTGACCGTCTACGCGTTGGGCCTGACCCCCGAGCAGATCGTCGGCAGAAAGGTGGCGGAGGTGTTCCCGGCGCTGACCGGCTGGTCGGAGCTGCGGCCCAGGCTCGCCGCGGGCGAGACGATCACGCTCATCAGCGAGATCCACGGCAAGGTGATCGAGTCGCGGCTGAGCGCCATCATGGGGCCCGAGTGCAAGTTCCGCGGCACCATCGGCGTGTCGACGGACGTCACCGACCGCGTCGAGACCGAGCGCGCCCTGGCGGAGGAGCGGGGGCGCCTCGCGGCCACCCTGTCGGCCGTTGGGGACGGCGTCATCACGACCGATCTCCGCGGCTGCGTGACCACGATGAACGGGATCGCCGAACGGCTCACCGGCTGGACGCAGGGAGAGGCGCTCGGGAGGCCCGTCGGCGAGGTGTTCCGCCTCGTGAGCCACAGGACGCGCGCGCCGCTCGACAACCCGGTCCGCGCAATGCTCAAGCTCGGTGAGCGCGCCGCCCGCCACGTCCAGGACCGGCGCCTCGTGTCGCGTGCCGGCGAGGAGGCGCTCGTCGCCGACACCTGCGCCCCCATCTACGGCGATGCCGGAGAGGTCACGGGCGCGCTGGTCGTGTTCCAGGACGTGACCCGCCAGCGGCTCCTCGAGGAGGAGCTCGCCCGGATCGAGAAGCTCGAGTCCGTGGGAGTCCTCGCGGGCGGCATCGCGCACGACTTCAACAACATCCTCACCGCGGCGATGGGGAGCGTCACGCTGGCGGGACGGCAGGAGGCAGGTGATCCGCGCGTCGCGAAGAACCTCGAGGCGGCGTGCCGCGCCCTGGAGCGGGCCCGAGGCCTCACGTCACAGCTGCTCACGTTCTCCAAGGGCGGGATGCCCGTCAAGACGCTCACCTCGGCGCGCGCCCTGATCGAGGAGTCCACGGGGTTCGCCTTGCACGGCTCGGCGGCGGGGCGCGCCTTTTCGATCGCGGAGGATCTTTGGCCCGTCGAGGTGGATGAGGGGCAGATCAGCCAGGTGCTCCAGAACCTCGTGCTCAACGCGTCGCAGGCGATGCCCGAGGGCGGGGTCGTCCGCATCTCGGCCGAGAACGTGCGCGTCGCCGCGGACGAGGGGCTCCCCTTGGAGCCCGGCCGGTACGTGCGCATCGGCGTCGCGGACAGCGGCTGCGGCATTCCCGAGGAGAACCTCGACCGGGTGTTCGATCCGTACTTCACGACGAAGCCGGGCGGCTCGGGGCTCGGGCTCGCGACGACGTACTCCATCCTGAGGCGGCACGGCGGTCACGTGAGCGTAGAGTCGACCGTCGGCGTCGGCTCGACCTTTCGCGTGTACCTGCCGGCGACGGCGCGCTCGCGCGAGGAGCGGGTCCTCGACGCGCCGGCGGACTCCGAGGCCCGCAGCGGCCGCGTCCTGCTCATGGACGACGACGCCGTGATACGGGAGGTCGCGACGCGGATGCTCGAGAGCCTCGACTATACCGTGGAGGCCGTCGAGGAGGGCGCCGCGGCGGTGGAGACGTACTGCGCGGCGCTCGACGGGGGAAGGCGGTTCGACGCGGTGATCATGGATCTCACGATCGTCGGCGGAATGGGCGGCCGTGACGCCGTGCGGCTCCTCAAGGAGCGCGACAGGACCGCCGTCGTGCTGGCGTCGAGCGGCTACTCGAACGATCCGGTGATGAGCGATCACGCCGCGCACGGGTTCGACGGCGTGCTGCCGAAGCCGTACACCGTGGCTCAGCTCGCCGCGGCGCTCCGGCGGCTGATCTAG
- the thiS gene encoding sulfur carrier protein ThiS codes for MGRIEVRLNGEPREFDEGITVAGLLAGLGIAIAVTVVERNGEVVPKSRFDAEVIEAGDRLELVRLMGGG; via the coding sequence ATGGGCAGGATCGAGGTGCGGCTCAACGGCGAGCCGCGGGAGTTCGACGAGGGGATCACCGTGGCCGGGCTGCTCGCGGGGCTCGGGATCGCGATCGCGGTGACGGTCGTCGAGCGCAACGGCGAGGTCGTCCCCAAGTCACGCTTCGACGCGGAGGTGATCGAGGCGGGCGATCGCCTCGAGCTCGTCCGGCTCATGGGAGGCGGGTGA
- a CDS encoding 2-iminoacetate synthase ThiH produces the protein MTEGLLANRDPALVRAAIRTRRKGPRELALLLSPGADPLLEEIACEAHAATLRHFGRTVQMYAPLYVSNRGVGRGPYCGFRGDQRIERVSLTLDETVAEGQAISRLGIRHLLLVSGDAPGDVDPPYLAAAARALKDGAFDSVSVEVVPLDDAGYRTLAEGGAVDGVTLYQETYDAARYASLHAAGPKADYAFRLDALDRAGAAGMRTLTVGALWGLSPWREEAFALGLHAADLSRRWWRSRVQLGVPRLKNVPAGFEIPHPVDDRTLAHVVGALRLYAEEVGIVLSTREPPRLRDALLPFGITQMSAGSRTRPGSYTKGDAGGEQFKVVDDRRPAEVASALRARGYDPVWKDWDRGFTEL, from the coding sequence ATGACGGAGGGGTTGCTCGCCAACCGCGATCCCGCGCTCGTGCGCGCGGCGATCCGGACGCGGCGCAAGGGGCCGCGCGAGCTCGCGCTCCTCCTGTCGCCGGGAGCGGACCCTCTGCTCGAGGAGATCGCCTGCGAGGCGCACGCGGCCACGCTCCGCCACTTCGGGCGCACGGTGCAGATGTACGCGCCGCTCTACGTGTCGAACCGCGGCGTCGGCCGGGGCCCGTACTGCGGCTTCCGCGGCGATCAGCGGATCGAGCGTGTCTCGCTCACCCTGGACGAGACCGTCGCCGAGGGGCAAGCGATCTCCCGCCTCGGGATCCGCCACCTCCTGCTCGTGTCGGGCGACGCGCCGGGGGACGTGGATCCGCCGTACCTCGCCGCCGCGGCCCGCGCGCTCAAGGACGGGGCGTTCGATTCTGTCTCGGTCGAGGTCGTGCCCCTCGACGACGCCGGGTACCGCACGCTCGCCGAGGGCGGGGCGGTCGACGGCGTCACCCTGTACCAGGAGACCTACGACGCCGCGCGGTACGCCTCGCTGCACGCCGCGGGGCCGAAGGCGGACTACGCCTTCCGGCTCGACGCGCTCGACCGGGCGGGCGCGGCCGGCATGCGGACGCTCACCGTGGGCGCGCTCTGGGGGCTCTCGCCGTGGCGGGAGGAGGCGTTCGCGCTCGGGCTCCACGCGGCGGATCTGTCGCGGCGCTGGTGGCGAAGCCGCGTGCAGCTGGGCGTCCCCAGGCTCAAGAACGTCCCGGCGGGCTTCGAGATCCCGCATCCTGTCGACGACCGAACGCTCGCGCACGTGGTGGGCGCGCTGCGGCTGTACGCCGAGGAGGTCGGGATCGTGCTGTCCACGCGCGAGCCGCCGCGACTGCGCGACGCGCTCCTGCCGTTCGGGATCACGCAGATGTCCGCGGGCTCCAGGACGCGCCCCGGTTCGTACACAAAGGGCGACGCGGGCGGCGAGCAGTTCAAGGTGGTGGACGACCGGCGGCCGGCGGAGGTCGCGAGCGCCCTGCGCGCGCGCGGCTACGATCCGGTCTGGAAGGACTGGGACCGGGGCTTCACCGAGCTGTAG
- a CDS encoding thiazole synthase gives MADPLVIAGRAFDSRLLVGTGKFASGEKMRAAIDASGARIVTVALRRVDLANPADDMISAIDRGKLLLLPNTSGARDAEEAVRLARLARGAGLEPWIKLEVTPDPRTLLPDPVETLRAAEILVAEGFTVLPYMPADPILARRLEDAGAATLMPLGSLIGSGLGIRTRDAIEIIIDQARVPVVVDAGLGLPSHAAEAMEMGADAVLVNTALAIADDPAAMARAFKLAVEAGRVARLAGPGGTSREARASSPLTGFLR, from the coding sequence ATGGCCGATCCCCTCGTCATCGCAGGCCGCGCCTTCGATTCACGCCTCTTGGTCGGTACCGGGAAGTTCGCGAGCGGCGAAAAGATGCGCGCGGCGATCGACGCGTCGGGCGCGCGGATCGTGACGGTGGCGCTGCGGCGCGTCGATCTCGCGAACCCCGCGGACGACATGATCTCCGCCATCGACCGGGGGAAGCTGCTCCTCTTGCCGAACACCTCGGGTGCGAGGGACGCCGAGGAGGCGGTCCGGCTCGCCCGGCTCGCCCGGGGCGCCGGGCTCGAGCCGTGGATCAAGCTCGAGGTGACGCCCGATCCGCGCACGCTCCTGCCCGATCCCGTCGAGACGCTCCGCGCCGCCGAGATTCTGGTCGCCGAGGGGTTCACGGTGCTGCCGTACATGCCGGCCGACCCGATCCTCGCGCGCCGGCTCGAGGACGCGGGCGCCGCGACGCTCATGCCGCTCGGCAGCCTCATCGGCAGCGGCCTCGGGATCCGGACGCGGGACGCGATCGAGATCATCATCGATCAGGCCCGGGTGCCGGTGGTCGTCGACGCCGGCCTCGGGCTGCCCAGCCACGCGGCAGAGGCGATGGAGATGGGCGCGGACGCGGTGCTCGTGAACACGGCGCTCGCGATCGCCGACGATCCCGCCGCCATGGCCCGTGCGTTCAAGCTCGCGGTGGAGGCCGGCCGCGTCGCGCGGCTCGCGGGGCCCGGCGGGACGAGCCGCGAGGCCCGGGCGTCGTCGCCGCTCACCGGGTTCCTCAGATGA
- a CDS encoding cytochrome c family protein yields MKWKTAASLAVAALALVACGEEKIAREAEPAPIAKIDEALKPAQPAQQPEPVAAPEPPPKATEPAAPTAGEIAQPDVVRLALEGAEKGAVTFPHEMHVGLPIMDGKCRRCHHTTDESGAGAGKCTAAGCHEGRGKNGAKDAFHDLCRGCHEEALGRQPGNEKLKRVKSCKGCHVG; encoded by the coding sequence ATGAAGTGGAAGACGGCAGCGTCGCTCGCGGTGGCCGCGCTGGCGCTCGTCGCGTGCGGTGAGGAGAAGATCGCGCGCGAAGCCGAGCCGGCACCGATCGCGAAGATCGACGAGGCTTTGAAACCCGCACAGCCCGCGCAGCAGCCCGAACCCGTGGCGGCACCCGAGCCGCCCCCGAAGGCGACGGAGCCCGCGGCGCCGACGGCCGGCGAGATCGCGCAACCCGATGTCGTGAGGCTCGCGCTCGAGGGCGCGGAGAAGGGCGCGGTGACGTTCCCCCACGAGATGCATGTCGGGCTCCCGATCATGGACGGCAAGTGCAGAAGGTGCCACCACACGACGGACGAGAGCGGCGCGGGCGCGGGGAAGTGCACGGCGGCGGGCTGCCACGAGGGACGCGGCAAGAACGGGGCGAAGGATGCGTTCCACGATCTCTGCCGCGGCTGCCACGAGGAGGCGCTCGGGAGGCAGCCCGGCAACGAGAAGCTGAAGAGAGTGAAGAGCTGCAAGGGCTGCCACGTCGGCTGA
- a CDS encoding ankyrin repeat domain-containing protein — protein MRRTIRVLASLAVAVAASCGAGKPAAPEYTLEVRDLDDEGAEEALLAAIRKGDPGALSAALGAGVEPDAAEEGGRTALMIAAMLGDADAVDALLAAGANVNARQADGATALMIAAGLGETEIAEVLVAAGAEVDARTAEGITALMFAAMAGDAETAALLLDRGASIEAVEAVGEDALFVAASEGRSTVVDLLLARGAKAGTAREDGKTALMAAASSGDAVVVRTLLEHGADANAAKKQGLTALMVAAGAGCAEIARILCEAGARLDDVNFAGWSALMFAAGKGHAEAVAYLLGRGADVRLADGLGATAAQIARAAGHEAVAFAIEAAAGTP, from the coding sequence ATGAGGCGAACGATACGAGTCCTCGCGTCGCTCGCCGTGGCCGTTGCTGCGTCGTGCGGGGCGGGGAAGCCCGCGGCGCCGGAGTACACGCTGGAGGTGCGGGATCTCGACGACGAGGGCGCGGAGGAGGCGCTCCTCGCGGCGATCCGCAAGGGCGATCCGGGCGCGTTGAGCGCTGCGCTCGGGGCGGGCGTCGAGCCGGACGCGGCGGAGGAGGGCGGCCGCACGGCCCTGATGATCGCCGCGATGCTCGGCGACGCGGACGCGGTCGACGCGCTCTTGGCCGCGGGCGCGAACGTGAACGCGCGGCAGGCGGACGGCGCGACGGCGCTCATGATCGCGGCCGGGCTCGGAGAGACCGAGATCGCGGAGGTGCTCGTCGCCGCGGGCGCGGAGGTCGACGCGCGGACGGCCGAGGGGATCACGGCGCTGATGTTCGCCGCCATGGCGGGCGATGCCGAGACGGCGGCCTTGTTGCTCGATCGCGGCGCGTCCATCGAGGCCGTCGAGGCGGTCGGCGAGGACGCTCTGTTCGTGGCGGCCTCGGAGGGGCGGTCGACCGTCGTCGATCTGTTGCTCGCGCGCGGCGCAAAGGCCGGGACGGCGCGCGAGGACGGCAAGACGGCGCTGATGGCCGCCGCGTCGTCCGGGGATGCGGTCGTCGTGCGGACCCTCCTCGAGCACGGCGCCGACGCGAACGCCGCGAAGAAGCAGGGGCTGACCGCGCTCATGGTCGCGGCGGGCGCCGGGTGCGCGGAGATCGCCCGGATCCTGTGCGAGGCGGGCGCGCGGCTGGACGACGTCAACTTCGCCGGGTGGAGCGCGTTGATGTTCGCCGCCGGTAAGGGCCACGCAGAGGCCGTCGCGTACCTCCTCGGCCGGGGCGCGGACGTGCGCCTCGCGGACGGATTGGGCGCCACGGCGGCGCAGATCGCCCGCGCCGCAGGGCACGAGGCCGTTGCGTTTGCCATCGAGGCAGCCGCCGGGACGCCGTGA
- a CDS encoding protein kinase, with translation MHDRWGKYELEALLARGGMAEVYRASRIDPSGARRTVCLKMVRPEHGDDAEFSAMFRREARIAASLAHPNIVQVFDFDSHDGRLFLAMEYVDGLDLRDVLRQADDLGLRVPPGFALHVAEGLLSALLCAHEHTVDGVLRPVVHRDVSPHNLLVSREGLVKLADFGIAKTRGGTSATRTGVVKGKLAYLSPEQAAGGDVGPASDLFCAGLVLFEMLAGRRLHVGRNEQEVLALALRPSVPELPWLSPALNGFLARLLAPALETRIGSAERALAELAPLRIHAPCGPADAGALVKALLELRSVGGSTGLLTPSSRVRGAGRSRSGPGGEVPAGRPLADGPTRASQPPSAPRRGLKPAPALGIAAAVLCAGLGAGWLIGAGADPKPAAPPSDPLVAPLQAAAPVADAILVDGPDSGARAEAAAEPIAPLPAAVEKASKSGWLQINCRPWAEVALDGEPIGTTPINRLRVSAGAHEVILSNPAAGYRERFDVKVAPGRTAHVNGKLPGT, from the coding sequence GTGCACGACAGGTGGGGCAAGTACGAGCTCGAAGCGCTCCTGGCCAGGGGGGGCATGGCCGAGGTCTACCGCGCCTCCCGGATCGACCCGTCCGGCGCTCGGCGGACCGTGTGCCTCAAGATGGTGCGCCCGGAGCACGGCGACGACGCGGAGTTCTCCGCGATGTTCCGGCGCGAGGCGCGCATCGCGGCGTCGCTCGCGCACCCGAACATCGTGCAGGTGTTCGATTTCGACTCGCACGACGGGCGCCTGTTCCTCGCCATGGAGTACGTCGACGGGTTGGATCTGCGCGATGTCCTGCGGCAGGCGGACGACCTCGGGCTGCGCGTGCCGCCGGGCTTCGCGCTCCACGTCGCCGAGGGGCTGCTCTCGGCGCTCCTTTGCGCCCACGAGCACACCGTCGACGGGGTCTTGCGCCCGGTCGTGCACCGCGACGTCTCGCCGCACAACCTCCTCGTCTCCAGGGAGGGGCTCGTCAAGCTGGCCGACTTCGGGATCGCGAAGACGCGAGGCGGCACGAGCGCGACGCGCACCGGGGTCGTGAAGGGCAAGCTCGCCTACCTCTCCCCGGAGCAGGCGGCCGGAGGCGACGTCGGGCCGGCGTCGGATCTGTTCTGCGCCGGGCTCGTGCTCTTCGAGATGCTCGCCGGCCGGCGCCTCCACGTGGGGCGGAACGAGCAGGAGGTGCTCGCGCTCGCGCTGCGGCCGAGCGTTCCGGAGCTCCCATGGTTGTCGCCGGCGCTGAACGGCTTCCTCGCGCGACTGCTCGCGCCCGCGCTCGAGACCCGCATCGGCAGCGCGGAGCGGGCGCTCGCCGAGCTGGCGCCGCTGCGGATCCACGCCCCTTGCGGGCCGGCGGACGCGGGCGCCCTCGTGAAGGCGCTCCTCGAGCTCCGGAGCGTCGGCGGATCCACGGGCCTGCTCACGCCGTCGTCGCGCGTTCGCGGCGCGGGCCGGTCGCGCTCGGGGCCTGGGGGAGAGGTGCCGGCCGGGCGGCCGCTCGCAGACGGGCCGACGCGGGCGTCGCAACCGCCTTCGGCCCCGCGGCGCGGGTTGAAGCCGGCGCCGGCTCTCGGGATCGCGGCGGCGGTCTTGTGCGCCGGTCTGGGCGCCGGATGGCTCATCGGCGCGGGGGCGGATCCGAAACCCGCGGCGCCGCCGAGCGATCCCCTCGTCGCTCCCCTGCAGGCGGCCGCGCCCGTGGCCGACGCGATTCTCGTCGACGGGCCTGACTCGGGCGCCCGCGCCGAGGCGGCGGCGGAGCCGATCGCGCCGTTGCCCGCGGCCGTCGAGAAGGCCTCGAAGAGCGGCTGGCTGCAGATCAACTGCCGACCCTGGGCGGAGGTCGCGCTCGACGGGGAGCCTATCGGGACGACGCCCATCAACCGGCTCCGCGTGTCGGCCGGCGCGCACGAGGTGATCCTGTCCAACCCCGCGGCGGGGTACCGAGAGAGGTTCGACGTGAAGGTCGCGCCGGGGCGAACCGCGCACGTCAACGGAAAGCTGCCCGGAACATGA
- the thiL gene encoding thiamine-phosphate kinase, with amino-acid sequence MRAKEIGEFGLIARLCGKGVVRSPSVVAGTGDDCAIVRPDGDRDLVLTCDCQIQGVHFRNEWISAMQLGRRVAAVNLSDVAAMGAQPRWALCSLAIPGGTEVEWIEELYAGLREGLDREGAPLVGGNTARLDAGVMIDLFLVGDVPRGRGLRRGGAKPGDLVFVTGELGGAAAGLELLKGGIGAVEPGLAAAAIARHLVPSPRLREGRALGDLGRVTACIDVSDGLEADARHVAEESGVVVRLDADRIPISGAAAAICAGARGDPIELALRGGEDFELLFTAERGAEDAVCAALEAAGGVSAHRIGEIAAGASGVVVELSGRAIPAGRGGFDHFPPA; translated from the coding sequence ATGAGGGCCAAGGAAATCGGCGAGTTCGGTCTGATCGCGCGCCTCTGCGGCAAAGGGGTCGTGCGGTCGCCGTCCGTCGTCGCGGGCACGGGCGACGACTGCGCGATCGTCCGGCCCGACGGCGATCGGGATCTCGTCTTGACCTGCGACTGCCAGATCCAGGGGGTCCACTTCAGGAACGAGTGGATCTCGGCGATGCAGCTCGGGCGCCGCGTCGCGGCGGTCAACCTGAGCGACGTCGCGGCGATGGGGGCTCAGCCGAGGTGGGCGCTCTGCTCGCTCGCGATCCCGGGAGGGACCGAGGTCGAGTGGATCGAGGAGCTCTACGCCGGGCTGCGGGAGGGGCTCGATCGGGAGGGCGCCCCGCTGGTCGGCGGCAACACGGCCCGCCTCGACGCCGGGGTGATGATCGACCTCTTCCTCGTGGGCGACGTGCCGCGAGGCCGGGGGCTGCGGCGCGGCGGCGCGAAGCCGGGCGATCTCGTGTTCGTGACCGGCGAGCTCGGCGGCGCGGCGGCGGGGCTCGAGCTCCTGAAGGGCGGGATCGGCGCCGTCGAGCCCGGGCTCGCGGCGGCGGCGATCGCGAGGCACCTCGTCCCGTCGCCCCGGCTCCGGGAAGGGCGGGCGCTCGGCGACTTGGGACGCGTCACCGCGTGCATCGACGTCAGCGACGGCCTGGAGGCGGACGCGCGGCACGTCGCGGAGGAGAGCGGCGTGGTCGTACGCCTCGACGCGGACCGGATCCCGATCTCGGGCGCCGCGGCGGCGATCTGCGCCGGTGCGAGAGGCGATCCCATCGAGCTCGCCCTTCGCGGAGGCGAGGACTTCGAGCTGCTCTTCACGGCGGAACGGGGCGCGGAGGACGCGGTGTGCGCCGCGCTCGAGGCCGCCGGCGGCGTCTCGGCGCACCGGATCGGCGAGATCGCGGCGGGTGCGTCCGGGGTCGTCGTCGAGCTGAGCGGACGCGCGATCCCCGCCGGGCGCGGCGGCTTCGATCACTTCCCGCCCGCGTGA
- a CDS encoding DUF177 domain-containing protein has product MEALKRGPTIFDCDIPLTWLAEELRACEYPVEPTGARLDASVSLADSGVLVSGEAKASVKTQCGTCLDDVHLELVAPLSAFLMPRPSVADGPGGELTPEDLEREWYDGDRFALDDLLRDAIVLELPMTPRCEGTCRGEAVAHLVQKKDRIDPRLAPLARIRIAKEK; this is encoded by the coding sequence GTGGAAGCGCTCAAGCGCGGTCCGACGATTTTCGATTGCGACATCCCGTTGACGTGGCTCGCCGAGGAGCTTCGGGCCTGCGAATATCCGGTGGAGCCCACGGGCGCGCGCCTCGACGCGTCCGTCTCTTTGGCCGATTCCGGCGTGCTCGTCAGCGGCGAGGCGAAGGCCAGCGTGAAGACCCAGTGCGGGACCTGCCTCGACGACGTCCACCTCGAGCTGGTTGCCCCTCTTAGCGCCTTCCTCATGCCGCGGCCGAGCGTGGCGGACGGGCCCGGCGGGGAGCTGACCCCCGAGGACCTCGAGCGCGAGTGGTACGACGGCGATCGCTTCGCCCTCGACGACCTTTTGCGCGACGCGATCGTGCTCGAGCTGCCGATGACCCCGCGCTGCGAGGGGACCTGCCGCGGCGAGGCCGTGGCACACCTCGTGCAGAAGAAAGACAGAATCGACCCGAGGCTCGCCCCGCTGGCGAGGATACGAATCGCAAAGGAGAAGTGA
- the rpmF gene encoding 50S ribosomal protein L32: MAVPKKKMSKSRRDKRRANHDRMDHPAVSSCRQCGSPVRPHNACQECGTYRGRQVIDVEAGEGEKAEAK; encoded by the coding sequence GTGGCTGTTCCGAAGAAGAAAATGTCGAAGTCGCGCCGCGACAAGCGGCGCGCGAACCACGACCGCATGGACCACCCCGCGGTGTCGAGCTGCCGCCAGTGCGGATCGCCCGTGCGACCGCACAACGCGTGCCAGGAGTGCGGCACCTACCGCGGGCGCCAAGTGATTGATGTCGAGGCGGGCGAGGGAGAGAAGGCAGAGGCCAAGTAG